Genomic window (Pseudomonas xantholysinigenes):
ATGAACATATCGAGGACTATCAGCAGCAGCGTGATCTCCCGGCCAGGCCCGGCACCAGCCAGCTCTCGCCGTACCTGGCCGCTGGCGTGCTTTCGCCCCGCCAATGCCTGCACGCGGCGCTGGCCGGTAACCGTGGCGAATTCGATAGCGGCAATATCGGCGTGCAGACCTGGATCAACGAACTGCTCTGGCGTGAGTTCTACAAGCACGTGCTGGTGGGTTACCCGCGTGTCTCGCGGCATCGCGCGTTCCGCCCGCACACCGAGGCCCTGCCCTGGCGCCACGCACCCGACGACCTGGAGGCCTGGAAACAAGGCCGCACCGGCTTCCCGATCATCGATGCGGCGATGCGCCAATTGCTGGAAACCGGCTGGATGCACAACCGCCTGCGCATGATCGTCGCCATGTTCCTCAGCAAGAACCTGTTGATCGATTGGCGTCACGGCGAGCGTCACTTCATGCGCCACCTGATCGACGGCGACCTGGCCGCCAACAACGGCGGCTGGCAGTGGAGCGCCTCGACCGGCACCGACGCAGTGCCCTATTTCAGGATCTTCAACCCGATCACCCAGTCACAGCGCTTCGATCCGCACGGGCGGTTCATCCGTCATTGGCTACCCGAGCTAAGCGACAAAGACGATAAATCGATTCATTACCCAGTGAAATCTTCCGATCTATTTGCTACTAATTATTACTCGAGTCCGATAGTCGATCTCGACAGCAGTCGCCAGCGCGCCTTGGCAGCCTTCAAGGATTTGCCCAGCTGGCAGGATCAGGGGGCCTTGCCTTGAATATGAAACGCAGTTTCTGGGTTACAGGCGCCAGCCAAGGACTAGGGCTGGCCATGGTGGAACAGTTGCTCGATCAGGGGCATCGGGTGGCCGCCAGTGGCAGGGATAGCCAGGAACTCGATGCCTTGGGTAAAACCCATGCAGGTACCCTGCTACGCCTGCCGGGCCTGCTGACCGAGGAGCCCGATGCCATCAGGCGACGGTTGCTGGACAAGTGGGGCGCGCTCGATGGCTTGATCATCAATGCGGGTGCCTGCGACTATTTGCCGGACAACGTTACGCCGGGCAACCTGTTCGAGATGATCGTCCACAGCAACATGGATGCCACCGAGCATGCATTGCTCAGTGCCCTGCCCGCCCTGGTCAACGGCAGTCAACCGCAGATCATGGCCATATTCAGCCGTTACTCGGCCCTGCAGCTGTATGCGCCTACTCAGCCTGCCAACGACGCCAACAGCCTTCCACATTGGGTACGAAGCCAACGCGACATCTTGAAAAGACAGGGTATCGACCTGACGGTGGTGGCGCCGCCGTCGCCACAGGACCCCGTCATGCCTGAAGCCTGGACCGCTCAGGCCGCCGCCATGGTACTGATTGCCGAGCTGGATCAGCGCCAGCCCGAATTGTCCCTGGAGGCCTTGGGCATGAACAGCTTGTGGCCTTTGCCGGAGGCCCTGCGCTGACTACGTAGCCGCCCATACGCCTCGGCAAGGCCGCTCCTTGTATCTCGACTTTCGCCTCCCTAGAGGCGAAAGTTCTCGACTGATCATCGAGGGAAGGCCTTGAAGCAGAGCCGCTCCAAGGGCATCAAGCCCGCACTGTAGATAACGCTCTGGTCTTCCAACCCCACTCGACGAGTTCGAACGGTATCTAGTGCCCGCCCCCGGCGTGAGCACGCATTAACAAGGTTGAACTGAGTGTAGGGTGATCGACTTTCGTAGTTTGAAGGAGGAGATCATGTCCGTCTTTGTTGGCGTTGATGTCGCCAAAAAATCTTTCGACATTGCCATCCCGCTCCCCAATGGCAAGATGCGCACCAAAGCCAAGCTGTCCAATGATCCTGGAGGGTTCAGGCAGTTTAGCGACTGGCTTGAGCGCCATGCTGAACCAGGCGCCTGGATTGTTATGGAGGCTACAGGCATCTATCACGAAGCGCTGGCCGAGCACTGTCACAACCAAGGTTATCGGGTGTGCATTCTGAACCCGGCGGTGATTGCGAAATTCGCTGACGTGGAGCTTCGGCGCGTCAAAACAGATAAGGCTGACGCCAAAGTCATTGCTGCCTATGGCCAACAAAAGGCTGTCTCGCTTCGCCAGTGGGAGCCTGAGCCCCCTGCGCAGCGCCGCTTGCGTGCTCTGGTGCGGCGACTGGACGACCTCAAGGAAATGCGCCAGATGGAGCAGAATCGTTTGGATGTCGCACTAGATGCGGTACAGCAGTCGATTCAAGACGTAATCGGGCACATCAACGAAGAGCTGGAAAAGACCAGGAAGGCCATCGAGCAGACGATCGATGATGATCCAGACCTGCGCAAGCGACGTGAGCTGATTACCTCGATTGATGGTTTGGGTGACACCACTGCTACGTTGCTGCTCGCCGAACTGGGCGATCCACTGAAATACCAAAGCCCTTCTGCGATTGTCGCGTTTTCAGGCTTAAACCCAGTGGTGCAGCAATCGGGAGAGTTCATAGGTAAGAGCACTATTTCGCGTACAGGCGCCTCAAGGCTGCGTGCAGGCTTGTGGATGTCAGGCACTGTCTCAATCAGACATAACCCTGTTGTGAAGGAACTGGCAGAGCGGTTGAGCAGCCGGCACAAAGCTTACAAACAGATCGTCTGCGCGGCGATGCGCAAGCTGCTGCACCTGGTTTACGGGGTGGTGAAGTCGGGGATACCGTTTGACCCCAAAATCTCTCTTGCGGGGTGAGGGTCAAGACGGTATCTACAGGACGGCGCGGTCACCTGTAGGAGCGGCCTTGCCGAGGCGTCGGACCGGTCGGAAAGGGTCGCAAAGCGACCCCGGCAAGTCTAAGTCGGACGCCAATTCTCAACACCTTGAAAGGGCTGGGCCTTACAGTGGAAAACGCTGCACGCTGCCAGCCTTGCCCCACAACTGCGGCAACACGCGCTGCAGGCCATCGGGATCGGCACTGCTCCAGAAGGCCGTATCCCGTGACGGCCCATCAGCCAGCAACACCTGCGCGCCCAACAACCGCTGCAACTGCCGCGCCACGGCGGCGCCCGTGTCGATGATCGCGGTCTGGGCCGGCACTATCTGGGCCAGCATTGGCCGCAGGAAGGGATAGTGGGTACAGCCAAGGATCAACGTGTCGCAACCCGCCGCCAGCAGGGGTTGCACATACCCCTCGAGCATCTGGCGCAGATGCTGGCTGCTCAAGTCGCCGGCCTCGATGCACTCGACCAACCCTGGGCACGGCTGGGTGACGACCCGCACATCATTGGCGAAGCGGTCGAGCAAAGCGGCGAACTTGGCGCTCTGCAGCGTGCCGGTGGTGGCCAGCACCCCGACCACCCCGGAGCGGGTCGCCGCCGCAGCCGGTTTGACCGCCGGCTCCATGCCCACCAATGGCCAATCCGGATACAACTCGCGCAGGTCGGCCACTGCCGCCACAGTGGCGGTATTGCAGGCCAGGACCATGGCCTTGGCCCCTTGCTCGTGGAAGAATGCGGCGATATGGCGCAGACGTTGGCGAATATAGTCCGGCGACTTCTCGCCATAGGGCACATGGCCGCTATCGGCAACGTACAGCAGCGATTCGTTGGGCAGCAGGCGCTGGATCTCGGCGAGCACCGACAAGCCGCCGACCCCCGAGTCCATCACGCCCACTGGCGCCGAACGCTCAGCCATGGCGGTTGGCGCACACAGCGCAGGCCGGGTCGCGCTTGACCCGCAGCTCTCGCATGCGCGTGCTCAGCGCGTCGATCAGCAACAACCTGCCCACCAGCGGCTCGCCAAAGCCCGCCAGCAGCTTCAGCGCCTCGAGCGCCTGCAGGCTGCCGACCAGGCCGACCAGCGGGCCGATCACCCCGGCCTCGCTACAGGTCAGCTCGGCCTCGCTGCCGTGGCCATACAGGCAGTGGTAGCACGGGCTGGTGTCATGGCGGGTGTCGAACACCGACAGCTGACCCTCAAGACGGATCGCCGCGCCGCTGACCAAAGGCTTGCCGGCCACAACGCAGGCCGCGTTGACCGCCTCGCGGGTTGCGAAGTTGTCGGAGCAGTCCAGCACCACATCGACCGCCGCCACGGCGGCGGCCAGCGAGTCCTCGTCGAGCGCCTGGCGATGGGCGACCAGCGTGATTTCTGGGTTGATCGCCTGCAAGCGCTTGATCGCCGAGTCGACCTTACTCATGCCAACGCTGGCGCTGTCATGGATCACCTGGCGCTGCAGGTTGGTCAGGTCGACAGTGTCGAAGTCAGCCAGGTGCAGTTCGCCAACACCCGCCGCGGCCAGGTAGAGCGCCACTGGCGAGCCGAGCCCGCCCAGGCCGATCACCAGGGCCTTGCTCTGTTTCAGGCGCAGCTGGCCGTCGATATCTATCTGCGACAGCAGGATTTGCCGGCTGTAGCGCAACAGCTCCTGGTCGCTCAGCATGGCAGGCGCCCCAGGCTGATACGCTCATGGCCACCCAGGTCGAAGCGGCTGACCACGTCGACGAAGCCACCGGCAGCCAGCAGCTCGCGCACTGCCGGAGCCTGGTCGTAGCCGTGCTCGAGCAACAGCCAACCGCCCGCTAGCAAGTGCCGGGGAGCCTGGGCGACGATCACGCGCAGGTCGTCCAGCCCGTCCTCGCCGGCCACCAGCGCACTGCTGGGCTCGAAGCGCACGTCACCGGCCACCAGGTGCGGGTCGGCGGCGCGTATATAAGGGGGGTTGCTGAGAATCAGGTCGAAATGCTCGCCTTCGAGGGCGTCATACCAGTGGCTGGTGCGCACCTGGACGTTGCCCAGGCCCAGGCGCTGGCGATTGCGCTCGGCCAGGGCCACGGCCTCCGCGATACGATCGACCGCGGTGACCTGCCAGGCCGGACGCTCGCTGGCCAGGGCCAGGGCAATGGCCCCGGTACCAGTGCCCAGGTCGAGCACGCGGGCCGGCGTGCCAGGCAGCAGCTCGAGCGCGGTCTCCACCAGCAGTTCGGTATCGGGGCGCGGAATCAGGGTGTGCGGCGCCACCTCCAGGTCGAGCTTCCAGAACCCTTGCTGGCCGAGGATATAGGCCACCGGCTCACCGGCGCGACGGCGCTCGAGGTAGCCGGCATAGGTCTCGGCCGCCTCGCTGCTGACGATGCGCTCGGGCCAGGTATGCAGGTAGCTGCGCGACTTGCCCAGGGCGGCAGCGAGCAGCAGCTCGGCATCCAGCCGTTCGGTCGGTGACTCCGGCAGCTGCGCATTGCGCAGCAGGCTGGCGATGATGGTCATCTCAATCCCCCAGGGCGGCCAACTGATCGGCCTGGTATTCGGCCAGCAGCGGCTCGATCACGGCGTCCACGCCACCGGCGAGGATATCGTCCAGGGAGTAGAGGGTGAGGTTGATGCGGTGGTCGGTGACCCGGCCCTGTGGATAATTGTAGGTACGGATGCGCTCGGAGCGGTCGCCCGAGCCCACCAGCAGCTTGCGTTCGCTGGCGATGGCGTTCTGCGCGGCGCTGGTCTGCATGTCGTTGAGCTTGGCCGACAGCCAGGACATGGCGCGGGCGCGGTTCTTGTGCTGCGAACGCTCTTCCTGGCACTCGACCACGATGCCGGTGGGCAAGTGAGTGATGCGGATGGCCGAGTCGGTCTTGTTGACGTGCTGGCCACCGGCGCCGGAGGCGCGGTAGGTGTCTACCCGCAGGTCGGCCGGGTTGATCTCGATCGCCACCTGCTCGTCGGGCTCGGGCAGTACCGCCACGGTGCAGGCCGAGGTGTGGATACGGCCCTGGGATTCGGTCTCGGGCACGCGCTGCACACGGTGCGCGCCGGACTCGAACTTGAGCTTGCCGTAGACGCTGTCACCCTCGACGCGGGCAATGATTTCCTTGTAGCCGCCGTGCTCGCCCTCGTTCTCGGAGAGGATTTCCAGGCGCCAGCCGCGCTTTTCGGCATAGCGCGAATACATGCGGAACAGGTCGCCGGAGAAGATCGCCGCCTCGTCGCCACCAGTACCGGCGCGGATTTCCAGGAACACGTTGCGCCCGTCGTTGGGGTCCTTGGGCAGCAGCATGCGTTGCAACTGCGACTCCAGGCCCACCAGTTGCTCCTTGGCTTCGCGCACTTCCTCGACGGCCATCTCGCGTAGGTCGGGGTCGGCGTCCTTGAGCAAGGCCTGGGCGCCCTCGAGGTCGTCCTGCACCTTGCGCCACTCTTTATAGGCGCCGATCACCGGCTCGACTTCGGCGTACTCGCGGGAGTAGGCGCGAAAGCGCGTCTGGTCGGAAATGACTTCGGCGTCACCGAGCAGCGCGGTGAGTTCCTCGAAGCGGTCCTGGAGCGTGTCCAGTTTATTCAGCAGCGACGCTTTCATTGCGGGGTTTTATCCGTCGAGCCCTCGTCGAGGGCAAAGAGTTCCTGAGCCATGGCCAGCGCATCGAGGCGGCCTTCGGCGGAGAGCTTTTTCAGTTGCACGCTGGGCGCGTGCAGGAGTTTGTTGGTCAGGCCCCGGGCCAGTTGCATCAGCACATCCTCGGGGTTGCCGCCGTTGGCCAGCAGGCGCTGGGCCTTTTGCAATTCTTCGTCGCGCAGGCGCTCGCTTTGCTGGCGATAGGCCTTGAGCACATCCACCGCGGCCAACTCGCGCAGGCGCACCATGAAGTCGTCGGCGCCGGCCGAGACCAGCTCTTCGGCCGCCTGGGCCGCGCCCTGACGGCTCTTGAGGTTCTCCGCGACCACTTCGTGCAGGTCGTCGACGGTGTACAGGTAGACGTCATCGAGCTCGCCGACCTGCGGTTCGATATCCCGCGGCACGGCGATATCGACCATGAAGATCGGCTTGTGCCGGCGTTGTTTCAGCGCGCTTTCCACCGCGCCCTTACCGAGGATCGGCAGTTGGCTGGCGGTGGAGCTGATGACGATGTCGCTGTTGGCCAGTTCCTGGGGAATATCGGACAGCAGCACGGCGTGGGCGCCGAACTGCTCGGCCAGGGTGCTGGCGCGTTCGAGGGTGCGGTTGGCCACGACGATGCGGCGCACGCCCTGTTCGTGCAGGTGGCGGGCGACCAGGGTGATGGTTTCGCCGGCACCGATCAGCAAGGCCTGGCTGCGCCCGAGGTCGGAGAAGATCTGCTTGGCCAGGCTGACGGCGGCGAACGCGACGGATACGGGGTTCTCGCCGATGGCGGTATCGGTGCGCACCTGCTTGGCGGCGCTGAAGGTGGCCTGGAACAGGCGGCCAAGCAGTGGGCCGACGGTGCCGGCTTCGCGGGCCACGGCGTAGGCGGACTTCATCTGGCCGAGGATCTGCGGTTCGCCGAGCACTAGCGAGTCGAGGCCCGAGGCCACGCGCATCATGTGCCTGACCGCGTCGTGCTCCTCATGGACGTAGGCGCTGGCGCGCAGTTCGTCGAGACTCAGTTGGTGATAGTCGGCCAGCCATTGCAGCACGGCGTCGGCGGCAAGGTGGTCCTGCTCGATGTAGAGTTCACTGCGGTTGCAGGTCGACAGGATCGCCGCCTCGCGGCTGGCGGTCAGTCGGCACAGCTGCTGCAGGGCGTCGACCAGCTGCTCCGGGGTAAACGCCACGCGCTCGCGTACGTCTACCGAGGCAGTCTTATGGTTGATACCAAGTGCAAGAAAGGCCATGCAAGGTCGCTGATT
Coding sequences:
- the hemA gene encoding glutamyl-tRNA reductase, producing the protein MAFLALGINHKTASVDVRERVAFTPEQLVDALQQLCRLTASREAAILSTCNRSELYIEQDHLAADAVLQWLADYHQLSLDELRASAYVHEEHDAVRHMMRVASGLDSLVLGEPQILGQMKSAYAVAREAGTVGPLLGRLFQATFSAAKQVRTDTAIGENPVSVAFAAVSLAKQIFSDLGRSQALLIGAGETITLVARHLHEQGVRRIVVANRTLERASTLAEQFGAHAVLLSDIPQELANSDIVISSTASQLPILGKGAVESALKQRRHKPIFMVDIAVPRDIEPQVGELDDVYLYTVDDLHEVVAENLKSRQGAAQAAEELVSAGADDFMVRLRELAAVDVLKAYRQQSERLRDEELQKAQRLLANGGNPEDVLMQLARGLTNKLLHAPSVQLKKLSAEGRLDALAMAQELFALDEGSTDKTPQ
- the phrB gene encoding deoxyribodipyrimidine photo-lyase, with product MQLIWLRSDLRIDDNTALAAACQRGPTLALWIASPGQWLAHDDAACKVDFWLRNLRQLRQALEALNIPLLIRTTDTWASVPQCVLEVCQQHRVQAVHWNDEYGINETRRDQATRQCLRQAGIETTSHLDQLLFKPGSILTRGGHYFQVFSQFKRVCLEHLHRDLPALVPPVSRQAPVAVPSDPIPSHIDGFDAPAEALRQHWPAGEEQARYRLKSFVDEHIEDYQQQRDLPARPGTSQLSPYLAAGVLSPRQCLHAALAGNRGEFDSGNIGVQTWINELLWREFYKHVLVGYPRVSRHRAFRPHTEALPWRHAPDDLEAWKQGRTGFPIIDAAMRQLLETGWMHNRLRMIVAMFLSKNLLIDWRHGERHFMRHLIDGDLAANNGGWQWSASTGTDAVPYFRIFNPITQSQRFDPHGRFIRHWLPELSDKDDKSIHYPVKSSDLFATNYYSSPIVDLDSSRQRALAAFKDLPSWQDQGALP
- a CDS encoding IS110 family transposase produces the protein MSVFVGVDVAKKSFDIAIPLPNGKMRTKAKLSNDPGGFRQFSDWLERHAEPGAWIVMEATGIYHEALAEHCHNQGYRVCILNPAVIAKFADVELRRVKTDKADAKVIAAYGQQKAVSLRQWEPEPPAQRRLRALVRRLDDLKEMRQMEQNRLDVALDAVQQSIQDVIGHINEELEKTRKAIEQTIDDDPDLRKRRELITSIDGLGDTTATLLLAELGDPLKYQSPSAIVAFSGLNPVVQQSGEFIGKSTISRTGASRLRAGLWMSGTVSIRHNPVVKELAERLSSRHKAYKQIVCAAMRKLLHLVYGVVKSGIPFDPKISLAG
- the murI gene encoding glutamate racemase yields the protein MAERSAPVGVMDSGVGGLSVLAEIQRLLPNESLLYVADSGHVPYGEKSPDYIRQRLRHIAAFFHEQGAKAMVLACNTATVAAVADLRELYPDWPLVGMEPAVKPAAAATRSGVVGVLATTGTLQSAKFAALLDRFANDVRVVTQPCPGLVECIEAGDLSSQHLRQMLEGYVQPLLAAGCDTLILGCTHYPFLRPMLAQIVPAQTAIIDTGAAVARQLQRLLGAQVLLADGPSRDTAFWSSADPDGLQRVLPQLWGKAGSVQRFPL
- a CDS encoding SDR family NAD(P)-dependent oxidoreductase; this encodes MNMKRSFWVTGASQGLGLAMVEQLLDQGHRVAASGRDSQELDALGKTHAGTLLRLPGLLTEEPDAIRRRLLDKWGALDGLIINAGACDYLPDNVTPGNLFEMIVHSNMDATEHALLSALPALVNGSQPQIMAIFSRYSALQLYAPTQPANDANSLPHWVRSQRDILKRQGIDLTVVAPPSPQDPVMPEAWTAQAAAMVLIAELDQRQPELSLEALGMNSLWPLPEALR
- the prmC gene encoding peptide chain release factor N(5)-glutamine methyltransferase, with product MTIIASLLRNAQLPESPTERLDAELLLAAALGKSRSYLHTWPERIVSSEAAETYAGYLERRRAGEPVAYILGQQGFWKLDLEVAPHTLIPRPDTELLVETALELLPGTPARVLDLGTGTGAIALALASERPAWQVTAVDRIAEAVALAERNRQRLGLGNVQVRTSHWYDALEGEHFDLILSNPPYIRAADPHLVAGDVRFEPSSALVAGEDGLDDLRVIVAQAPRHLLAGGWLLLEHGYDQAPAVRELLAAGGFVDVVSRFDLGGHERISLGRLPC
- the prfA gene encoding peptide chain release factor 1; its protein translation is MKASLLNKLDTLQDRFEELTALLGDAEVISDQTRFRAYSREYAEVEPVIGAYKEWRKVQDDLEGAQALLKDADPDLREMAVEEVREAKEQLVGLESQLQRMLLPKDPNDGRNVFLEIRAGTGGDEAAIFSGDLFRMYSRYAEKRGWRLEILSENEGEHGGYKEIIARVEGDSVYGKLKFESGAHRVQRVPETESQGRIHTSACTVAVLPEPDEQVAIEINPADLRVDTYRASGAGGQHVNKTDSAIRITHLPTGIVVECQEERSQHKNRARAMSWLSAKLNDMQTSAAQNAIASERKLLVGSGDRSERIRTYNYPQGRVTDHRINLTLYSLDDILAGGVDAVIEPLLAEYQADQLAALGD
- a CDS encoding molybdopterin-synthase adenylyltransferase MoeB encodes the protein MLSDQELLRYSRQILLSQIDIDGQLRLKQSKALVIGLGGLGSPVALYLAAAGVGELHLADFDTVDLTNLQRQVIHDSASVGMSKVDSAIKRLQAINPEITLVAHRQALDEDSLAAAVAAVDVVLDCSDNFATREAVNAACVVAGKPLVSGAAIRLEGQLSVFDTRHDTSPCYHCLYGHGSEAELTCSEAGVIGPLVGLVGSLQALEALKLLAGFGEPLVGRLLLIDALSTRMRELRVKRDPACAVCANRHG